A region of the Arachis hypogaea cultivar Tifrunner chromosome 15, arahy.Tifrunner.gnm2.J5K5, whole genome shotgun sequence genome:
tgaatcaattctttgGATTTTGATTGCATTGAATTACTTCTTTGCTAAGCCCTATATGTTCATATACTTGCTTggaaatttgattatttattttcacCAATTCCATAGAATACTATAGTATAGACAGATATAGATAGTATATAATATACTTGAATGCATATAGacagttgcattcaataagttgtcaccctttgatcattctccttgtttgtgtttagcatgaggacatgctattgtttaagtgtggggcaATTGATAAGTCCATATTTGACAATAAATTTTGGAATGATTTGAgtagatttcatcacataaacccgcatttattcacttaaatagcatacttttgtgtttttctctaaaTATTGtccaattgtgaaaacatgctattttgtgcttattttaatcaattttattctactttcatgtcattcgatgccttgatgtttttTATGAGTAATTTTAGGTGTAATGGGTAGGAATGCTTTGATAAAagtggaagagaagcatgcaaCTGGcaaaaaacatgaagaaaacaaaggaaaaaaaattttagagtgTGCCCACGCACACCTTCTGTGCCTACACACAAGGGTCAAAATCAgcacctgtgcccacgcacagctctgtgcgtacgcacagaaaaaaaatcagcaagtgtgcgtacgcacaggtctcagcgcgtgacttcattaatgaagcacgtgACCCACGATTTTGGGGGCCTCTTGGCCCAGTTTTGAGTGTGCTGAAGCTGATTTTAgatgctatatgaaggggacTTCATTCTTTATCAAGGCATTAGGTTTTATTAGGACTTATATAGTTTTAAAACAtaaattaggagtaggagtagtgtagttagaatgctctcttagggtttatatagttttcattgtagcattttatagtttcAAGTTTTCATCTTGGGTTGCTCAACTCTTTTGTAAGTACTccttaatttccttttaattacattccctttacttttattgtcttatggttcaagttacttgttaatatttgcaattttggtttcttgaaattttggttgatgaatttagtgttttatggtttatatttgcttgattgaatgtttattgttgatattatgaatagttggttatagtttttatttcctttgcaatttcctatgttttggttttatgcccaccaagtgtttgtgaaaatgccacttggtaattttgagtagattttcacaccttggcttggaaAATGAGtttctaggatactagagtcataatgtctgacatttagtggtaattcttgggtagttagttgattcttgtttccattaacgctagctttttactaagaaattagcaagttagctaggacttatggattaaggtcaattatgcttgcttgacttactcctcgatgttagggattgacgaagcgagattgactcatcatagttgccatagttgtggttatgaagatgataggattccttaattctcattcccaagtaAAGGCTCTTTTATTCATTTTAGCATTTTCACTGAGTTTGACCTTACttcctttttacttgcattaatttcctTTTTGATAATTTACTAGTTCTTTTATATCTTAGTTCTTTTAGTCTTTACTTCCTTGATTTCAAAACCCATTTTCCTTACAACTAAGAAAGTGACATCtcaattgcattcctagggagaacgacccaaggttgaattactctcagttaatttgtatttgaaaaattaaactttgatgttgggAGTTAGTTGTTGATTTGGGCTATACTTCCAATGAAGAGATTCtattttgtaaaattctagaTCAATAATAATTCTGATCATCAAGCTTCAACAACAATCAGGGTGGAACCAAtcaaaataggttcaacaacagataGTTCCAACCCTCTCAGTAGCAGATGGAGACGCCTAAGcaaagcctctctgacttagccacGATAGTTTCTAACCTCTCCAAGACCACTCATAGCTTTATACAAGAGACTCGGTTCTCAATTCGGAACTTGGAGATACAAGTCAGTCAGTTGAGCAGCAGGATAACTGAGAGGCCTCCCAACACTCTTCCAAGAAACACAGAGGTAAATCTAAGGAAAGAGTGCAAGGCCCTCATTATGGGAAAAGAGGCCGAACCTAAGGAGGAACATATTGCGGAGGATTTGAAAGAGGAAGAGGCTCAAAAGGAGACTGGGAGTGCACCAACACACGCCTCAGTAAAGATAAAAGAGCCTGATACACAACACTCTCTAAACGTGCAAAAGGAGACTAAGGATGAGCCGATGAATTAGAGGATAGAGAATCTAAGAATGAGAATTTATGAGTTGAGAACTTGGAGAGGAATGATGAACTTGTTGGTTACTGAAAGAAAGTgttccaggcactatatccttggaacgaTAGTGTGCCGAACACAATATCCCTGGAATGTTGAGACTTGAGAGTGAGAATAGATTGAGATGAGAAAATGGTAATGATTGACAATGATTTGAAATTGATGGACGAGTTGGGGTTGAGGATTCCCCCTTAGTTATTGTGGTTACAAAAAGAGACACAGGTTTTTATGCTTGCGAGGTGTACAGGGCACTCACCCTGTGAGAGATACAGGCTGTCCTTCCTGTGAGATAATAAAAATGATGGTGAAATTATGGATGGTTATATGATCATATGACAGAGTACTAACCCTAGGAGAAATACAGGCTGTTCTGCCTACGAGGTGTACAGAGCACTCACCTCTGTGAGGTGTACAGAGCACTTAACTCTGCAAGGTGTACAAGGTACTCAACCCTGCGAGCTTCCCTCTATCTGCGAGGTGTACAGGACATTCTCGCTACGAGGCTATACAATATAGCTAGTAAACAGTAGAGAGGAcaatgtccgggttagctaccagatgtgtcgggtttggctatataaccgacggATGATATGAttggccatagggcaggcatacatcatttgcatatgttttaaTATGTTTGGGTTTGTTTAATTGTCaggtttgcctaattgtacatATTACATGATTATATGCTACTTGTTTTACTTGaatatatttgtgtattacttgattGCATTGCTTGTATTTGTACaattgagaggtccctcatgctagtGTTGGTTGATGCTGAGGGTTGGTGTTTGTTCTGGTTATGATGCTAtttgattggagaattgaagaaaggCGAGAATTGTTGACTTAGAcatagaaatcccttaagatagtTGCAAAGTTATGGAGTAAGGAGGATAATAAGATGGATATGATGAGGTGTGAAGTTAAGATTCTTCGTGAGTTCTTATATAGtgcattatattttatttggaaCTTTTACTGTACTGGGATCCCATAGGTTTGGGGTTCTCGTTccgtatatattttttgtttttcagatgcatgtCCAAGTGCTCAACAGTGAGCTGTGCTTTATCTGAGAGATGACGAAGCTCTTTGGATTTTCGTATTTATCTTGCTTAAATATCTCTCCATTCTTATTTTGACAAACTTACACTATTTATGCAAtttttttggaacttgcctatagaggcttttATGTATATTTTGAGAGAGATAGGAAAAAATACTGTTGTCAAACTGGTTTTAATTTCTGTACCCTAGCCAGCCTAAACTTCACAGGTTACGACTAGGTGAATGGAACCATTCAAAGAATAAAGACATTAGATGATTAAACATAAATATTGGCTTGATGTCAAGTTCTAGAACTGTTGAGTCAGtggttcaagttataaatatctaaAATGAATAATTATGGAAACtgaatatattaaaacacaagtaattatatatatatatatatatatatatatatatatatatagggttaaatatatatatattatatatatatagggttaaatatatatgagttactaatataaatgacatttactcaaattaaaaatatatatattttattacttataaattactaaaattataatttcaattatataaaatatttcatcataataaaaaatatatataagaatctgaatttaattaaactcaaatagttataaaattaatttaattacttttaataaaataatataaaaaaataatgagtttgatttaataaataaatcataacataaaataaattgataataattaaagtttcaaaaatatggGATGTTACAAGTTCCTCTTGTGGGGCCTTAATTGTCACAAGTTATAGATTACAACATTCTTGCTCTACATTAGTACACATCCTAATCCTTCAAAGGAAGCATCACGGTATACCTCAAAAGGTTCTTATGGGTCTGGTAGCCGCTAACATCAGCGCTATAGTTAACTTTTCCTTCAAGGTGTCAAAACTACTTTCATATTCAGCCATTGATACAAACAGAACTTCTTTTCTGGTAAGACATGTCAAAAGTAGTGCTATCTGTGAAAATTCCTTAATGAACCTCTGGTAGTATCCAGCCAATCCAAGAAAGCTCCAGACTCCTGTAACAATCGAAGGTTGTTTCCATTGTACCACTACTTCAACCTTCGAGGGATCTACTAATATTCCACCTTGTGTTATAACATGCCCCAGAAATGTCACTTTCTTTGCCCAAAATTCACATTTTGACAACTTTGTGAACAGCTTTTGCGCCCTCAATATCTGTAATACAATCCTAAGATGTTCTTCCTCCATCTTGGAATAGATGAGGATATCATTTATGAATACTACCAAAAACTGGTCTAAATACAGACGAAAAATGAGATTCATATAATCCATGCATACAACTAAGGACTGTGCATCAtatcatgtttttctatgatttttcatacaaaaagttaattaatcatgcttaattattgagtaaTTTTGTGCTTAAATCATAGATTATTTTCAATTCTTTGATTTGGTTTAATTTGTAGAAAAAGAGAagtaaaaagcacaaaataagcatGAAAGAAGAAAGGAGCTTAAAAGGTgaagcagagaagagaagaagcagAGGACAAGGTGACGTTAGTGGCaatgttagtgccactaatgccAGTGCTAACCTGGGCAAGGCAAGGAAATGTGGCGTTAGTGGcagcgtgatgagcggataatttatacgctttttggcattatttttagtatgtttttagtatattttaattagtttttattatatttttattagtttttaaataaaaatcacatttctggactttactatgagtttgtgtgtttttctgtgatttcaggtattttctgattgaaattgagggacctgagcaaaaatctgattcagaggctgaaaaaggactgcagatgctgttggattctgacctccctgcactcgaagtggattttttgaagctaaagaagcccaattgaggcgctcttaattgcgttagaaagtagacatcctgggctttccagaaatatataatagtccatactttgcccaagatttgatggcccaaaccggcgttcaaattcagcatagaaattctggcgtcaaaacgccagaactggcataaaagctggagttaaacgcccaaactggcataaaagctggcgtttaactccaagaaaagtctctacacatgaaagattcaatgctcagcccaagcacacaccaagtgggcccagaagaagatttctgcaataattacttatttctgtaaccctaggctactagttttctataaataggacctttttctaTTGTATGTAGATATAGAGGTTTATACTTCGATCAtactttgatagaccttttcacgtttgggggctggcctcacggccatgcctggaccttttgttcttatgtattttcaacagtggagtttctacacaccatagattaaggtgtggagctctgctgttcttcatgaattaatacaattactattgttcttctattcaattcacgcctgctTCTTCTCTAacatattcattcgttcttcaacttgatgaatgtgatgatccgtgacactcatcatcattctcacctatgaacatgtgcctgacaaccacctctgttctactagcaatggcatgaatgcgtatctcttgggtttctaatctaagattggaaccttcgtggtataggctagaattattggcggtcattcttgagatccggaaagtctaaaccttatctgtggtattccgagtaggatctgggaagggatgactgtgacgagcttcaaactcgcgattgttgggcgtgtgacagacgcaaaaggatcaatggatcctattccaacatgatcgagaaccgacagatgattagccgtgcggtgacagcgcatttgtaacattttcactgagaggacgggaagtagccattaaaaatggtgatgcccaacataaagcttgctatggaagggagtatgaatgattggatgaaggcaataggaaagcagaggttcaagaggaacaaagcatcttcatacgcttatctaaaattcctaccaatgaattacataagtatctctatcttattttatgttttattcatcttttaattatcaatcctccataaccatttgaattcgcctgactgagatttacaagatgaccatagcttgcttcaagccgacagtctccgtgggatcgacccttactcacgtaaggtattacttggacgacccagtgcacttgctggttagttgtggggAATTGTGACAatgtgtgattcacgtttgagagctccagtctttggcgccattgttgatgatcacaatttcgtgcaccaagtttttggcgccgttgccggggattgttcgagtttggacaactgacgcttcatctttttgcttagattaggtaattttactttttattttcgaaaaaaaattttttaaaaatacaaaaaattttctatgttgttcttcagagtttttaagaatgaattctagagtttcatgatgatctgttgaagtctggctggctgtgaagccatgtctaatcttattggaccgaggtttcaacttatcatcacaagagcttgttgatttctatcaattttgctgttgtgagtaatgatctgctaaagcttggctggccattggccatgtctagtgttttggaccgaagctttcactgaaagcttggctggctagtaagccatgtctaattcctggaccggagttttagactaacattgcaatgattcctagaattctcattaaaatttttgaatccctttattttcctttccatataattttcgaaaaatcacaaaaaaaattttaaaaccataaaaatcaaaaatattttatgtttcttgtttgagtctagtatcaattttcaagtttggtgtcaattgcatgcctttattcttcttgtatttttcgaatatatgcattatgttcttcattgatcttcaagctgttcttgatgatttcattgctctgatctttaatttctcttactttgtgtcttttgttatttcttacatgcatttttaaattgttatagtccttagtatacaaacttctaagtttggtgtcttgcatgcattgtttatttgatcttagttgcattctttttattattgtttctcatcatttaaaaattcaaaaaaaattttaaaattgtatcttttcaagtcaataacatagagaattgaagattcagaacattcagcagagaaattacacagtaaaagctgggcgttcaaaacgcctagtgaagaaggaaaactggcgtttaaacgccagccagggtacctggctgggcgttaaacgcccaaaaaggtagcattttcgGCGTTAAAtaccagaatggatgccattctgggcatttaatgccagaaggacactagagggaagattttgtttttaattcaaatatttttcaaattttcttaattttttaaaatcaaatattttttttatcatatcttttcaatcatatcttttcaaaatcaatttcttttcatttttttatttattattattttcaaaaatccttgctacaattaataatttaattcaaaattttcaagttattacttgcctattaagaaaggatcaaaagttttaattctagaatcatatcttccaatt
Encoded here:
- the LOC112748525 gene encoding uncharacterized mitochondrial protein AtMg00860-like — encoded protein: MEEEHLRIVLQILRAQKLFTKLSKCEFWAKKVTFLGHVITQGGILVDPSKVEVVVQWKQPSIVTGVWSFLGLAGYYQRFIKEFSQIALLLTCLTRKEVLFVSMAEYESSFDTLKEKLTIALMLAATRPIRTF